A single window of Populus nigra chromosome 17, ddPopNigr1.1, whole genome shotgun sequence DNA harbors:
- the LOC133676644 gene encoding uncharacterized protein LOC133676644: MDREWGSKPGSGGAASAQNEAIDRRERLRRLALETIDLAKDPYFMRNHLGSYECKLCLTLHNNEGNYLAHTQGKRHQTNLAKRAAREAKDAPALPQPNKRKVNIRKTVKIGRPGYRVTKQFDPETKQRSLLFQIEYPEIEDNTKPRHRFMSSYEQRIEANDKRFQYLLFSAEPYEIIAFKVPSTEIDKSTPKFFSHWDPDSKMFTLQLYFKLKPPEANKPQSVAAANSTVPSQLPPPLPPQGLPAGSRPPPPPMPASLPPPPPPAMANGPRPMPPGGAPPAPPPPPGGGGAMVNFTPGTQAGRPSSMLPPHGFPGQQMQGQTIRPPLLPPNMGQ; the protein is encoded by the exons atGGATAGAGAATGGGGTTCGAAGCCAGGCAGCGGAGGCGCCGCCTCCGCCCAGAACGAGGCAATCGACCGCCGCGAGCGTCTCCGACGTCTTGCCCTGGAGACAATCGATCTGGCAAAAGATCCCTATTTCATGCGCAACCACCTCGGCAG TTATGAGTGTAAGCTGTGTCTGACTTTGCACAACAATGAAGGGAACTACTTGGCTCACACTCAAGGGAAGCGGCATCAGACCAATTTGGCTAAGAGAGCTGCTCGCGAGGCTAAGGATGCTCCTGCTCTTCCTCAGCCTAATAAGCGCAAAGTTAACATTCGCAAGACAG TCAAAATTGGCAGGCCTGGATATCGGGTGACAAAGCAATTTGATCCAGAGACAAAGCAGAGGTCTCTTCTCTTCCAGATTGAATATCCTGAGATAGAGGACAATACAAAGCCAAGACATCGATTTATGTCATCTTATGAA CAGAGAATCGAGGCCAATGATAAGAGGTTTCagtatcttttattttctgcaGAACCTTATGAGATAATCGCTTTCAAG GTTCCTAGCACAGAAATTGACAAATCTACTCCGAAGTTCTTCTCACATTGGGATCCAGACTCCAAGATGTTCACG TTgcagttatattttaaattgaagccACCAGAGGCGAACAAACCTCAATCTGTTGCTGCAGCTAACAGCACTGTGCCTTCCCAACTACCACCGCCCTTGCCACCACAAGGACTTCCAGCAGGATCTAGACCCCCACCACCACCGATGCCTGCATCATTACCCCCTCCTCCACCTCCTGCCATGGCTAATGGCCCTAGGCCTATGCCTCCAGGTGGAGCTCCACCTGCCCCACCTCCACCtcctggtggtggtggtgcgaTGGTGAATTTCACACCTGGCACTCAGGCAGGCAGGCCCTCATCAATGCTGCCTCCCCATGGTTTTCCTGGGCAACAGATGCAGGGCCAGACAATACGTCCTCCTCTGCTACCTCCCAACATGGGACAGTAG
- the LOC133676807 gene encoding expansin-A4-like: MASPLKSILATLLLLAIALPDCQAKSKPSLLGKQAIHHAIGRQANHIELPKRHKPKFRPGPWKKAHATFYEGGSGTFGGACNYKDVAGEGYGMNTVALSSVLFRNGQACGACFEIKCADSPQWCKLGQPSLFVTATDHCPPNPSLPNDNGGWCNVPREHFDIAKPVFSQLAGYKAGIIPIQYRRLPCKKQGGIRFTILGNPWFYQVIVWNVGGAGDVVSVQVKGDDKLKWTQMERDWGATWKTSAILHGESLSFRVRASDERYSTSWHVTPKNWQFGQTYEGKNFK, from the exons ATGGCATCGCCATTGAAATCTATCTTAGCAACGTTGCTGCTTTTAGCCATTGCATTGCCTGATTGCCAGGCAAAATCTAAACCTTCCCTCTTAGGGAAACAAGCCATTCACCATGCAATTGGACGACAAGCCAACCACATTGAACTTCCCAAACGCCATAAACCAAAGTTCCGGCCAGGCCCGTGGAAGAAAGCTCATGCAACTTTCTATGAAGGCGGCTCAGGAACATTTG GGGGAGCATGCAATTACAAAGATGTTGCAGGCGAAGGCTATGGCATGAATACAGTTGCACTGAGCAGTGTTTTGTTCAGAAATGGACAGGCTTGTGGTGCTTGTTTCGAAATCAAGTGCGCTGATAGCCCTCAATGGTGCAAGCTAGGGCAGCCATCTCTCTTTGTGACTGCAACTGATCATTGCCCACCAAATCCATCTCTCCCAAATGACAATGGAGGCTGGTGCAATGTGCCACGTGAGCATTTCGATATAGCCAAGCCTGTATTTAGTCAGCTTGCTGGGTACAAGGCCGGCATTATTCCAATCCAATATCGCAG GCTTCCATGCAAAAAGCAAGGAGGTATTAGATTCACTATATTGGGGAATCCTTGGTTCTATCAGGTCATTGTGTGGAATGTAGGGGGAGCTGGAGATGTTGTTAGTGTTCAAGTGAAGGGTGATGACAAGCTCAAGTGGACGCAAATGGAACGAGATTGGGGGGCAACTTGGAAAACCAGTGCTATTTTGCATGGAGAGTCGCTGTCCTTCCGTGTTAGAGCAAGCGATGAGAGATACTCGACTTCATGGCATGTTACCCCTAAAAACTGGCAATTTGGCCAGACATACGAGGGCAAGAACTTCAAATAG
- the LOC133677085 gene encoding UDP-glycosyltransferase 73D1-like, translating into MAPPVSSQLHFVLIPLMAQGHMIPMIDMARLISERGVTVSLVTTPHNASRFEAIIDRARESGLPIRLVQIRFPCEEVGLPIGLENLDTLPSRDLLKKFYVAVARLQQPLELLLEHAKPPPSCIISDKCLSWTSKTAQRFNIPRIVFHGMCCFSLLSSHNIRLHKAHLSVTSDSEPFVVPGMPQSFEVTKAQLPGAFVSLPDLDDVRNKMQEAESTAYGVVVNSFDELEHGCAEEYTKALKKKVWCIGPVSLCNKNNLDKFERGNKASIDEKQCLEWLDSMKPGSVIYACLGSLCRLVPSQLIELGLGLEASKQPFIWVVKTGEKGSELEEWFVKEKFEERIKGRGLLIKGWAPQVLILSHRSIGGFLTHCGWNSTVEGICSGVPMITWPQFSEQFLNEKLIVEILRIGVRVGVEVPVRWGEEEKVGVLVKKDEVKKAVITLMDAGGEESKKRRKRAIELGKSANKAMELGGSSNLNLSFLIQDITKQQTQNKG; encoded by the coding sequence ATGGCGCCCCCAGTCTCTAGCCAACTGCACTTCGTGTTGATCCCACTTATGGCACAAGGGCACATGATCCCTATGATAGACATGGCCAGGCTCATTTCAGAGCGAGGTGTGACTGTAAGCTTGGTCACCACGCCTCACAATGCATCAAGATTTGAGGCCATCATTGATAGAGCAAGAGAATCTGGGCTCCCTATTCGGCTTGTACAGATACGGTTTCCATGCGAGGAAGTTGGGCTCCCTATCGGCCTCGAGAATCTTGACACGTTACCTTCAAGAGACCTGCTGAAGAAATTCTATGTTGCAGTCGCTAGGCTGCAACAGCCATTAGAACTCCTTCTTGAACATGCGAAGCCTCCTCCAAGCTGCATAATATCAGACAAGTGTTTATCCTGGACATCCAAAACCGCTCAACGTTTCAACATCCCCCGGATTGTTTTTCACGGGATGTGCTGCTTTTCTCTGTTGAGTTCTCATAATATCAGGCTTCACAAAGCTCACCTTTCAGTTACTTCAGATTCAGAACCTTTTGTTGTTCCAGGGATGCCACAAAGTTTTGAGGTAACAAAGGCTCAGCTACCGGGAGCATTTGTTAGCTTACCTGACTTGGACGACGTCCGCAACAAGATGCAAGAGGCTGAATCTACAGCTTATGGGGTTGTAGTTAATAGTTTTGACGAGTTGGAGCATGGTTGCGCTGAGGAGTACACGAAGGCTCTAAAGAAGAAGGTATGGTGCATTGGACCAGTTTCTTTATGTAACAAGAATAACTTAGATAAGTTTGAGAGAGGCAACAAGGCTTCAATTGACGAGAAACAATGCTTGGAGTGGCTTGACTCAATGAAGCCGGGCTCGGTTATTTACGCTTGCCTCGGTAGCCTGTGTCGCCTAGTGCCATCACAGTTAATAGAACTAGGTTTGGGTTTGGAAGCATCTAAACAACCATTTATCTGGGTTGTGAAAACTGGAGAGAAGGGTTCTGAATTAGAGGAATGGTTCGTGAAGGAGAAATTTGAAGAAAGGATCAAAGGAAGGGGGCTTTTGATAAAAGGCTGGGCTCCTCAAGTCCTTATTTTGTCCCATAGATCAATTGGAGGATTCTTAACTCATTGTGGTTGGAACTCTACAGTTGAAGGGATCTGCTCGGGGGTGCCAATGATAACATGGCCTCAATTTTCTGAGCAATTCCTTAATGAGAAGCTAATTGTTGAGATTTTAAGGATCGGCGTGCGAGTAGGCGTCGAGGTTCCAGTGAGAtggggagaagaagagaaagtcGGAGTGTTGGTGAAGAAAGATGAGGTCAAGAAGGCAGTAATTACGTTGATGGATGCAGGTGGAGAAGAAAGcaagaagaggaggaagagagcAATTGAACTTGGAAAATCGGCAAATAAGGCTATGGAATTAGGTGGATCTTCCAACCTCAACTTGTCATTCTTAATCCAAGATATTACGAAGCAACAAACTCAAAATAAGGGTTAG